In Thermococcus sp. M39, the following are encoded in one genomic region:
- the shyC gene encoding NAD(P)-dependent hydrogenase/sulfhydrogenase 2 subunit gamma — translation MNPFQTYDTRILEVKELTSREKLFTLRFVDPEVNKEFTYKPGQFVIVDIRGFGEFPISLCSSPTRTGYFQLCVRRVGRMTKYMHKLKEGDIIGIRGPYGNGFPMEEMEGSNLLLVAGGLGMAPLRSVLWYALDSGKYGQIYLFYGTKSYEDILFRDEIIHLLKHGEAMNCKVKLAYEVESPSCIYLEKGFAPKVCKGVVTDLFRGEELDVENTYALICGPPVMYKFVIKELLSRKLSPGRIYMTLERRMRCGIGKCGHCIVGTSTSIKYICKDGPVFTYWEALSTRGLI, via the coding sequence ATGAATCCGTTTCAAACTTATGATACGAGGATTTTGGAAGTTAAAGAGCTTACCTCAAGGGAGAAGCTCTTCACGCTTAGATTTGTTGATCCAGAGGTTAACAAAGAATTTACATACAAACCTGGCCAGTTTGTCATAGTTGATATTCGAGGCTTTGGGGAGTTCCCAATAAGCCTTTGCTCTTCTCCAACTAGAACCGGCTACTTCCAGCTGTGTGTGAGAAGGGTTGGAAGGATGACAAAATACATGCATAAACTTAAGGAAGGGGATATTATTGGCATTCGCGGTCCTTATGGCAATGGATTTCCAATGGAGGAGATGGAAGGTTCAAACCTCCTTTTAGTTGCTGGTGGCTTAGGAATGGCACCATTGAGGAGCGTTCTCTGGTATGCACTGGACAGCGGAAAATATGGGCAGATATACCTATTCTATGGAACCAAAAGTTATGAGGACATTCTTTTTAGAGATGAGATTATCCACCTCCTGAAGCATGGGGAGGCAATGAACTGCAAAGTGAAGCTTGCTTATGAGGTTGAGAGTCCATCATGCATTTACCTTGAGAAGGGCTTTGCTCCCAAGGTCTGTAAAGGTGTTGTAACAGATTTATTCAGAGGAGAAGAGTTGGACGTAGAAAATACATACGCTTTAATCTGTGGGCCTCCAGTGATGTATAAATTCGTGATAAAGGAGCTTTTGAGCAGAAAGCTCTCTCCAGGCAGGATTTACATGACACTTGAGAGGAGAATGAGGTGTGGAATAGGCAAGTGCGGCCACTGTATTGTGGGAACGAGCACGTCAATAAAGTATATCTGCAAAGATGGGCCAGTCTTCACTTATTGGGAAGCTCTTTCTACAAGGGGGTTGATTTAA
- the shyD gene encoding NAD(P)-dependent hydrogenase/sulfhydrogenase 2 subunit delta — translation MLKLGVFELTDCGGCALNVLFLYDKLFDLLEFYEIKEFHMASSFKEHGHLDVAIVTGTVSSQRDLEVLKHARNYSNYLIALGTCATHGSVQGAVEGKIRAKLEKVYGTRANPMKALDAKPIVEHVAVDFALPGCPYDKMELYQLLIDIAKGIEPVKKDYPVCIECKLNEYECVLVKKGLPCLGPITLGGCNAVCIRSKLGCIGCRGPLPKEANPTSEFEILKELGYDEEYIRKKFKTFARGELRW, via the coding sequence ATGCTCAAGCTGGGAGTTTTTGAGCTGACGGACTGTGGAGGTTGTGCCCTAAATGTTTTGTTTCTCTACGACAAGCTCTTTGATTTGCTTGAGTTCTATGAAATAAAAGAATTTCACATGGCATCGAGCTTTAAGGAGCATGGTCACCTTGATGTAGCTATCGTTACTGGAACTGTATCCTCTCAAAGGGATTTGGAGGTGCTGAAGCATGCGAGGAATTACTCTAATTATCTAATTGCTTTAGGGACATGTGCAACTCATGGTTCTGTTCAGGGAGCTGTGGAAGGAAAAATAAGAGCAAAGTTGGAAAAAGTCTATGGTACAAGGGCTAATCCAATGAAAGCCTTGGATGCAAAGCCCATAGTTGAACACGTAGCTGTTGACTTTGCTCTGCCCGGTTGTCCGTATGATAAGATGGAGCTTTATCAACTATTAATTGACATAGCAAAAGGTATTGAGCCTGTGAAGAAGGATTATCCGGTCTGTATTGAATGTAAGCTCAATGAATATGAATGTGTTCTTGTAAAGAAAGGTCTGCCATGCTTAGGCCCAATAACCCTTGGTGGATGTAATGCGGTGTGCATAAGATCTAAACTGGGATGCATTGGGTGCAGAGGACCTCTGCCGAAAGAAGCGAATCCAACAAGTGAATTTGAGATTCTCAAGGAGTTGGGATATGATGAGGAATACATACGAAAGAAGTTTAAGACATTTGCAAGGGGTGAGCTGAGATGGTAA
- the shyB gene encoding NAD(P)-dependent hydrogenase/sulfhydrogenase 2 subunit beta: MRYVKLPSENFEEFFNSLKNWGTIYAPVKQGDIYSFEQVNTLEEVSLDYTRTMLPPKKFFVRPKDTLLKLKNGRWEESKEVEKIVLFGVHSCDIHGLQILDKVYLAEPIDSYYKNRRENAVIIGISCMPDEYCFCKSLGTHFAMHGFDLFLHELPDGWLVRVGSVKGHEIAWVNESLFEEVTEEDLKHFKEFEDKRSASFKKHLNKEGLADMLDLAFNSPVWKRYEDICLGCGNCNMVCPTCRCYEVCDFWVNAYEAVRVRRYDSCFIESHGLVAGGYNFRPTRLDRFRHRYYCKSYFDPSAGFNCVGCGRCDEFCPAKIEHVKVLDEVGEALK; this comes from the coding sequence TTGAGATATGTAAAACTTCCGTCTGAGAATTTTGAGGAATTTTTCAATTCTCTAAAAAACTGGGGAACAATTTATGCTCCAGTAAAACAGGGAGACATTTATTCTTTTGAGCAGGTTAATACCTTAGAAGAAGTTTCGTTAGATTACACCCGAACGATGCTTCCTCCAAAAAAGTTCTTTGTCCGTCCAAAGGACACCCTTTTAAAGCTAAAAAACGGCAGATGGGAAGAAAGCAAGGAAGTTGAAAAGATAGTTCTCTTTGGAGTTCATAGCTGTGATATTCACGGTCTTCAAATTCTTGATAAAGTATATCTAGCTGAGCCCATTGACTCTTATTACAAAAATAGAAGAGAAAATGCGGTTATTATCGGGATTAGCTGTATGCCAGATGAGTACTGCTTCTGTAAGAGTTTAGGAACGCACTTTGCAATGCACGGCTTTGACTTGTTTTTGCATGAGCTTCCAGATGGTTGGCTTGTCAGAGTCGGGAGTGTAAAAGGGCATGAAATAGCATGGGTTAATGAAAGCCTTTTTGAGGAAGTTACGGAAGAGGACTTAAAGCATTTCAAAGAGTTTGAAGATAAGCGCTCCGCTTCATTCAAAAAGCATTTGAACAAAGAAGGACTAGCTGATATGCTAGATTTGGCATTTAACAGTCCAGTGTGGAAAAGGTATGAGGACATTTGTCTTGGTTGCGGAAACTGCAACATGGTGTGTCCAACATGCAGATGTTATGAAGTCTGCGATTTCTGGGTAAACGCTTACGAGGCTGTGAGGGTTAGGAGATATGACTCATGCTTTATAGAAAGCCATGGACTCGTTGCCGGTGGTTATAACTTTAGACCTACTCGCTTGGATAGATTTAGGCATCGCTATTACTGTAAAAGCTATTTCGACCCTTCTGCAGGCTTCAACTGTGTAGGTTGTGGGAGATGTGATGAGTTCTGTCCAGCGAAAATAGAGCATGTGAAAGTTCTTGATGAAGTTGGGGAGGCATTGAAATGA
- the shyA gene encoding NAD(P)-dependent hydrogenase/sulfhydrogenase 2 subunit alpha — MVILEVGEFTRVEGNGKAEIVIENREVKEVRVKIVEGPRFFELLTLGRYYWDVPDLEARICAICYLAHSFASVLGIEKAFGVKVPEEIQLLRELGLIGEFLESHALHLYLLVAPDLFGYPDAIRMVSKHGELVKEGLTIKSFGNYIREIIGGREIHGINIKPGGFGRYPTADELEKIEKSCDELLRMAKRAVNIFATQDVFGAVPVYHIATDEYLYGEKLIASDGERFDYLEHIEEKTLPYSFAKQSKYKGEIFMVGALSRLMLKADKLTPMAKELFEQHKEKLSQGYVSLNNLAQAIELVYAIERAKEIVSTLLDRGIKGENVPIEPKEGEGIGYVEAPRGVLIHHYKIDGNGNITYSNIITPTALNHALMELSLYEETKKNYGTLDENSLTHRLEETVRAFDPCISCSVHLVRL, encoded by the coding sequence ATGGTAATTCTTGAAGTTGGTGAGTTCACAAGGGTTGAAGGAAATGGTAAAGCAGAGATTGTCATTGAAAATAGAGAGGTCAAAGAAGTTAGAGTAAAGATAGTCGAGGGACCAAGATTCTTTGAATTGCTAACACTTGGCAGGTATTATTGGGATGTTCCAGATTTAGAGGCAAGAATCTGTGCAATCTGTTATTTAGCACATTCATTTGCCTCAGTTCTTGGAATTGAGAAAGCTTTTGGAGTTAAAGTTCCGGAGGAAATTCAACTTTTGAGGGAACTTGGTCTGATTGGGGAATTCCTTGAAAGTCATGCATTGCATTTGTATCTCTTAGTAGCCCCAGATTTGTTTGGCTATCCAGATGCAATTAGAATGGTAAGTAAGCATGGTGAACTCGTAAAAGAAGGACTTACTATCAAAAGCTTTGGAAATTACATTAGGGAGATAATTGGGGGAAGAGAGATTCATGGTATTAACATAAAACCCGGTGGATTTGGGAGATATCCAACAGCGGATGAGCTTGAAAAAATTGAGAAGAGCTGTGATGAGCTCTTGAGGATGGCAAAGAGGGCTGTCAACATTTTTGCAACTCAAGATGTTTTTGGAGCTGTGCCAGTGTATCACATTGCTACGGATGAATATCTCTATGGAGAAAAGCTGATTGCATCTGATGGGGAGAGGTTTGATTATCTTGAGCACATCGAAGAGAAAACTCTGCCATACAGTTTTGCAAAGCAGAGCAAATACAAAGGAGAAATCTTCATGGTTGGTGCACTCTCGAGATTAATGCTCAAAGCCGATAAGCTAACACCAATGGCGAAGGAATTATTTGAGCAGCATAAAGAGAAGCTTTCTCAAGGTTACGTCAGCTTAAACAACTTAGCACAGGCAATTGAGCTGGTATATGCAATTGAAAGAGCAAAAGAAATCGTAAGTACGCTTTTAGATAGAGGAATCAAGGGTGAGAACGTTCCAATTGAGCCCAAAGAAGGAGAAGGTATAGGCTATGTTGAAGCTCCGAGAGGAGTTTTAATCCATCACTATAAGATTGATGGGAATGGGAACATAACTTATTCCAATATAATAACCCCCACAGCTCTGAACCATGCGTTAATGGAGCTGAGCCTCTATGAGGAAACCAAGAAAAACTACGGCACTTTAGATGAGAATTCGTTGACACATAGATTGGAAGAGACTGTTAGGGCATTTGACCCATGCATTTCATGCTCTGTGCATCTCGTTAGACTTTGA